ACGCCGACCTGATGGCGCTTGGCCGGATGGCGCAGGGCCGGGCGCTGGTCGCCGGAGACGACACGGCACGCGGCGTGCGCCTGCTGGACGAGGCGATGGTGGGGGTCACCGCGGGGAAGGTGTCCCCGATCGCGGCCGGGATCGTCTACTGCGCGGTGATCCTGGTCTGCCGGGACATTCTGGATGTTCGCCGCGCTCGGGAATGGACGGTGGCGTTGAGCCGCTGGTGCGCCGCCCAGCCGGACCTCAAGCCCTACCGGGGGCAGTGCCTGGTGCACCGGTCGGAGATCATGCAATTGCGCGGCGAGTGGGCCGATGCGCTGGAAGAGGTGCGGCACGCCTGCGAGCACCTGGCCGATCCGCCGGGTGACCCGGTGCTGGGCATGGCGTTCTACCAGCGGGCCGAGCTGCTGCGGCTGCGGGGGGAGTTGGACCGGGCGGAAGATGCCTACCGGCAGGCCAACGGTTGTGGGCACTCGGCGCAGCCAGGGCTGGCGCTGCTGCGGCTGGCCCAGGGCCGCATCGAGGCCGCACTGGCGGCGATCCGGCGGGTGGTCGACGAGACCGAGCACTCCCAGGAGCGGTTCAGGGTGCTGGCGGCGTACGCCGAAATCGCGCTGGCGGCCGGTGACGCCGGCGACGCCCGTGCGGCAACCGAGGAGCTGGAGCAGATCGCCGCGGGGTTCGACTCGACCTACCTGCGGGCGGTGGTCGGCTACGTCCGCGGCTGTGTGCTGCTGGCCGAGGGGGATGCACGGGCGGCCGCGGCCGCGCTGCGGCGCGCGTGGGTGGCCTGGCAGGAGCTGGACGCCCCGTACGAGGCGGCGCGGGTGCGGCTGCGCATGGCGCGGGCGTGCCGGGAGCTGGGCGACCACGACTCGGCCGAGATGGAGCTGGACGCCGCCGGTCGGGTCCTCGAGCAGTTGGGCGCCGCCCCGGCACTGGCCGAGGTGCGGGCGCTGGCGTCGGCCGGGAGCGCCCCGCCGCGGACCGCGGGCGGTCTGACCCCGCGGGAGCTGGAGGTGCTGCGCCTGGTGGCCACCGGCGCCAGCAACCGGGAGATCGCCGACGTGCTGGTGATCAGCGACAAGACGGTCGCCCGCCACGTGGCCAACATGTTCACCAAGCTCGACGTCTCCTCCCGGGCGGCGGCCACCGCCTTCGCCTACGAGCACGACCTGGTGTAGCGC
The DNA window shown above is from Actinomycetota bacterium and carries:
- a CDS encoding LuxR C-terminal-related transcriptional regulator; translated protein: MASDDSLPRGREAYERRAWGDAYARLSVADQQSPLGAEDLGRLGMAAYLTGRVEPAVGAWERTYHALLEGGEVARAVRCAYWLGGTLMLRGEHARAGGWLSRAQRVLEEVSLDCVERGYLRLPVGIRALDGGDPAAAYVVFCEVTEIADRFGDADLMALGRMAQGRALVAGDDTARGVRLLDEAMVGVTAGKVSPIAAGIVYCAVILVCRDILDVRRAREWTVALSRWCAAQPDLKPYRGQCLVHRSEIMQLRGEWADALEEVRHACEHLADPPGDPVLGMAFYQRAELLRLRGELDRAEDAYRQANGCGHSAQPGLALLRLAQGRIEAALAAIRRVVDETEHSQERFRVLAAYAEIALAAGDAGDARAATEELEQIAAGFDSTYLRAVVGYVRGCVLLAEGDARAAAAALRRAWVAWQELDAPYEAARVRLRMARACRELGDHDSAEMELDAAGRVLEQLGAAPALAEVRALASAGSAPPRTAGGLTPRELEVLRLVATGASNREIADVLVISDKTVARHVANMFTKLDVSSRAAATAFAYEHDLV